A single window of Crassostrea angulata isolate pt1a10 chromosome 8, ASM2561291v2, whole genome shotgun sequence DNA harbors:
- the LOC128157953 gene encoding uncharacterized protein LOC128157953, with protein sequence MSLVNIVQMIEKKKQIGTPQSYWGSKDNRQNEVEKSLVFNNCLTKAALEVSHEKVKHLKTDPEDKNDSVVRKHDDISSKDLQEDMDINSNKDESDDETDDTDYFDSEDEYWSNLGNKNIDDNPTICPYCISYHLPRSVNETKGCYYEEVYDLSPWCTPAILKFAKDNDFEIKDVYGDGNCLFRAVADQFMINGCPGHTEVSLRETAIEHLENSPSKYGVHVSSFLSGETWEDYLKRMKKPGEWGDHIILQALADVFLLHISVYSFIKEDIRRTDITTEQILPVTSRFCIALGHNLRYLEC encoded by the exons ATGTCTCTGGTCAATATTGTGCAgatgattgagaaaaaaaagcaaattgGAACACCTCAATCATACTGGGGAAGTAAAGACAATCGTCAGAACGAGGTTGAGAAGTCGCTCGTATTTAACAACTGTCTCACTAAAGCTGCATTAGAAGTTTCACACGAGAAagtaaaacatttgaaaactGACCCAGAGGATAAAAATGATTCTGTTGTTCGAAAGCATGATGACATTTCATCGAAAGATCTTCAAGAGGATATGGACATTAATTCAAATAAAGATGAATCCGATGACGAAACTGATGACACAGATTACTTTGATAGTGAGGATGAATATTGGAGCAACCTTGGAAACAAAAATATAGATGATAACCCAACTATATGTCCATACTGTATTTCGTATCACCTCCCTCGAAGTGTCAATGAGACTAAAGGAt GTTACTATGAAGAGGTATACGATCTGTCTCCATGGTGTACACCAGCAATATTAAAGTTTGCAAAAGACAACGATTTCGAAATCAAGGACGTTTATGGCGATGGAAACTGTCTATTTCGTGCTGTAGCAGATCAATTTATGATCAACGGGTGTCCTGGGCATACCGAAGTGTCATTACGTGAAACTGCTATTGA aCACCTAGAGAACAGTCCGTCAAAATATGGAGTTCACGTTTCGTCCTTTTTATCAGGAGAAACATGGGAAGATTATCTCAAAAGAATGAAAAAGCCAGGAGAATGGGGCGATCATATTATTCTTCAAGCTTTGGCTGACGTATTTTTACTGCACATTTCTGTCTATAGTTTTATAAAGGAAGACATTAGACGAACCGATATTACCACTGAACAAATCCTTCCTGTGACGTCAAGATTCTGTATTGCACTAGGGCAT AATCTCAGATATTTAGAATGTTAG